One Bacteroidota bacterium genomic window, TCCTGTACAATGAGGAAAGCGGGGTGCATTTGCTGATGGTTACTCTTGATAAAAATGTGCTGAATTCGAAAAACCGGACGGTATTGATGAAGGAGATCAAATCCGAAGCCGACAGTTTCGGTGAACAGTACAATCTGGAGTTACATTATTCAGGATTGCCTTATATCCGCATCGTAACAGCCAAAACACTTGAAGATGAACTCTTTTTCTTCACCTATCTGGCAGCCATCATCGCGGCGGTGATCCTCTTTATTTTCTTCCGGTCATTCAGGGCAGTGGCCTTTCCCGCTTTGATCATGGGGATGGTTGTTGTTTGGGTTCTCGGATCCATAAGCCTGTTTAATTACAGGATTACTATGCTCACCGGGATACTACCCCCGCTTATGATCGTTATCGTGGTAGAGAATTGCATCTTCCTGTTAAACAAATATCATTCTGAATACCTTACCCATAAGAATAAAATCAAAGCTTTATCGCGGGTTGTACAAAGAATAGGAAATGCAAACCTACTCACAAATGCGACCACCGCCGCGGGATTCGCGGCATTCACCATCACGGGTAACCGCATCCTGACAGAATTTGGGATCATCGCTTCCCTGAACATCCTGGTTGCCTATTTACTCACACTCATATTGATCCCCATTTTCTTCAGTTATCTTCCTCCACCAAAAGACAAGCATTTCAAGCATTTGGAAGACGGAATTGTCAGCAGGATCATTGGGCGCATAGTCAATATTGTGCTGCGATACCGCAATCCGATCTATGTAATTGCCATTATTTTCATCGCCTTAGCCATTTGGGGAGTTACCAAGCTGCAAACGACAGGAAATATAGTCGATGATATCTCCAAAGGGCACAAATTGTATAAAGATCTGATGTTCCTGGAAGAAAACTTCAAAGGCGTTATGCCATTGGAGATATCTGTTGACAGTAAGGAAGAGAACGGGCTTTTCAGCGACAATGCCGAAGCTCTTTATAAAATAAAACGCTTTCAACGGGTTTTTTCCAAAGACACACTTTACTCAAAATATTTCAGCAGGCCCCTTAGTATAGTTGACGGTATCAGCTTCATCTACCAGGCCCACATGGGAGGAGACCCCAAATATTATATTCTGCCTCCTCCCACCAAATTAAATGAATTAAAGTTGTACACAGGAAGTACGTCTACCAATAATACCTTTCACTCATTTATTGACAGCACGAACCGTATTACCCGAATCAGCATCCAGATGGCCAATATTGGCACCAGAGAGATTGAAGCCCTGACCGACAGCCTCAGACCGGTGATCAACGAAATCTTTCCACCTTCAGACTATGACGTTGAGATGACCGGAACCAGCGTGGTTTATTTGAAAGGCACAGACTACATGGTTAAAAACCTGTTCTCAAGTCTTTTACTTGCCCTGGCAATCATCTCTGTTCTAATGGCTTTGCTGTTTACTTCTTTCAGGATGATCATCATCTCACTGATACCCAACCTCATTCCCCTGATCATGACAGCAGGTATGATGGGTTTTGCAGGGATTTCCATCAAACCATCTACTATTCTGATCTTCAGCATAGCTTTGGGTATTTCTGTCGACAATGCAATTCATTACCTCTCAAGATACCGTCTCCAGCTTCAGTTAAACAATTGGAATATCAAAGAATCGGTTCTGGCTGCATTAAAGGAAACCGGATTCAGCATGATTTATTCATCTGTCGTACTATTCTTCGGGTTCTCTA contains:
- a CDS encoding MMPL family transporter, producing the protein WTFMVRIILRNRLLNLIIIGVLTLIMLYFALHVKLSYEFSRMLPDSDSTAIEYEIFKQRFGEDGSVMFIGIQDNDLFTFDKFNAWYDLTQNISKIEGVEGVLSVARMFNLVKNDSLGTMDFKPVVTKRPASVEEVDSIKKAIFSLPFYKDFLYNEESGVHLLMVTLDKNVLNSKNRTVLMKEIKSEADSFGEQYNLELHYSGLPYIRIVTAKTLEDELFFFTYLAAIIAAVILFIFFRSFRAVAFPALIMGMVVVWVLGSISLFNYRITMLTGILPPLMIVIVVENCIFLLNKYHSEYLTHKNKIKALSRVVQRIGNANLLTNATTAAGFAAFTITGNRILTEFGIIASLNILVAYLLTLILIPIFFSYLPPPKDKHFKHLEDGIVSRIIGRIVNIVLRYRNPIYVIAIIFIALAIWGVTKLQTTGNIVDDISKGHKLYKDLMFLEENFKGVMPLEISVDSKEENGLFSDNAEALYKIKRFQRVFSKDTLYSKYFSRPLSIVDGISFIYQAHMGGDPKYYILPPPTKLNELKLYTGSTSTNNTFHSFIDSTNRITRISIQMANIGTREIEALTDSLRPVINEIFPPSDYDVEMTGTSVVYLKGTDYMVKNLFSSLLLALAIISVLMALLFTSFRMIIISLIPNLIPLIMTAGMMGFAGISIKPSTILIFSIALGISVDNAIHYLSRYRLQLQLNNWNIKESVLAALKETGFSMIYSSVVLFFGFSIFILSSFGGTEALGYLICFTLLVALASNLFILPSLLLTMDKYITTKTFKEPLLEIFDEEEDIELKELEIEKGE